The Terriglobus sp. TAA 43 sequence CGAGCATTACAGCGGCATGGGGCAGCAACGCACCGAAGGTGGCACGCTGTTGTTGAAGAAGCCGGGGCGCATGCGGTGGCAGTACAACAACGGCAAGCTCTTTGTTCTGGATGGCAAATACTCCATCAGCTACACGCCGGGTGATCCGCAGGCTCAGCGCGTCCCCGCAAAGCAACTGGACGACATGCGGTCGCCGCTGCGCTTTCTGCTGGGTCACACCAAGCTGGAAAAGGAACTGGACAACCTGAAGGTGACGCCCGCAGGCAGCGGGGAAGTCACGCTGAGCGGAACGCCGCACTATGCGATGTCGCCCGGTGATCAGCGCGTGCAACGCATCGCCGTCACCGTGGTTGCCGCCACGGGAGTCATCACCGGCCTGCGCATTGAAGAGATAGACGGCACCATAACGGAGTTCGCATTCCGCGATATGAAAGAGAACGTCGCTGCCTCCGATGCAGACTTCCGTTTCACTCCTCCTGCAGGTGTGACGGTGGTGGACGGTCTGCCTCCGGCATAGCCATCTTTCTCTGAAACGGTCGTTTATCGCATGGTGCGTCTTTAGGAAGGGAAATTTCGTCCTTGATCTAGGACCAAATATGTCCTACAACTGAATAAGGACATTTTCAGTCCTCATTCTCCTCAGGATCGTTCCCGATGAAGCCATCGCATTTGCTGTTTGCCCTGCCCATTCTTCTTTCTACGGCCGCTGTTGCACAGGGTCCTGGCGGCGGCGGACCGCCCAAGCGGATTGTTCTGGAAGCGCTGGATACGGATGGTGATGGCCAGCTTTCGGCAGCGGAGATTGCGGCAGCATCGCAGTCGTTGCTGAAGCTGGACAAAAATGGCGATGGGCAGATCACTTCTGCGGAATACAGCCAGCGCCTGGAAGACAAGACCGCAAGCAGCGATCTGGAGCAGCGCCTGATGATGCTGGATAAGAATGGCGACGGCGTTCTGACGGCGGACGAAGTCCCTGAGCGCATGAAGCCGCTCTTTGAAAAGGGCGACGCGAATCATGATGGCAAGCTGACCAAGGAAGAGATTGCTGCCATGTACGGCAAGCAGGCCGATCCCCAGGGGCGTCCTATTGGTCGTGGCAACTTCAGCAGCATGGACCCCGTGATGATCGTTCTGGACGTGGACAAGGACGGCATTCTTTCTGCAACGGAAATCGCCAACGCTCCTGCTGCCCTCAAGACGCTGGACAAGGATGGCGATGGCACGTTGGCCGTGGCAGAGCTTCGCATGCGTCAGCAGACCCCCCGCCAACGCGCGGAACACCTCTTCGACGAGTGGGACACCAACAAGGACGGCGCTCTGCTCAAGGAAGAGATGCCCGACCGCATGCAGGCACAGTTTGAAGCCATCGACACCAACAAGGACGGCAAGGTCGATATGGACGAAGCGACCGCTTACATGGAGAAGCAGCCGCAGGGGCGTGGCCCGGGCGGTCCTGGTGGCCCCGGCGGTCCCGGCGGTGGTCGTGGCCAGGGCGAGCGTGGTCAGGGCGGTCAGCAGCCTCAGCAGTAATCAACTTTGACTTTATTCCGGTCCAATACATTGGCCGGAGCATTTTCTCGACTCACACGGCAAAGATCCGGGAGAGATTTTCAGGTGAATAAGACAGTTTCGAAGATGAAAAATGGCGCAGTGTCACTTGCTGCGATTGCGTTTAGTGTTCTGCCGGGCTTTGTTGCGGCACATGCTGCAGAACCCGCCATGGCACCGGCAAAGGATGCCGCGGGTACATGGGGCTTCTCGCATGAGAACGTGTTGGGAACATCGCTGGACGCGGCCATCAGCGCACCGTCGCAGCACGACGCCCGTGTGGCGGAGAAGGCTGCTCTTGCAGAGTTCGATCGTCTTTCCTCGAAGCTTAGCGCATGGAATGGGGACAGCGAATTTTCGCGTTGGCAGAAGACGCGCGGAGTTGCGGTAAAAGTATCGCCGGAGCTGATGGAGGTGCTGGCGCATTTCGATGCATGGCAGGGTGAGACGGGTGGCGTTCTGAACGCTTCCAGCGAGACCGCAGCAAAGGTATGGCGTGGCCCTGCCGCAAAGGGTGCAGCACCTTCTACGGAACAGCTTGCTGCTGCGGTGCAGGCGATGAAGCAGCCCCACTGGTCGTTAGATCGCACCAACGGCACAGCAACGCGTCTCAGCGATGCTCCGCTGGTCCTTGCTACGTTTACCAAGAGCTGGATCACGGAGAAGGCTGCGGAGGCCACTCTGCACGCCGGCGCAACCGGCGTGATGTTGAACGTGGGCGGTGACATCGTAACTCGTGGCGCGCTGACGCAGCGCGTTGACGTTGCCAATCCGCAGGCACACGCAGAGAACGATGCAGCTATCGACACAGTCGTGTTGCGCGATCGTGCCATTGCAACCAGCGGCAGCTATCGCCGCGGCTTTGATGTTGCAGGCGAGCGCATGTCCCACATCATCGACCCGCGCACGGCTACGCCTGCAGCGCAGGTGCTGTCCTCCAGCGTTATCGCACAGGATGCAACCACCGCAGGCGCACTCGCCACAGCGTTGTCCATCCTGTCGCCGCGTGAATCGCAGGCGTTGATGGAGCGTCATCCTAATGCGCAATATCTCATCGTGACTGCGTCTGGCGAAGAGATTCGCAGCAAGGGCTGGACGAACTACGCAGAGCCGAAGTTGGAGCGCGCTGCATACATCGTGAAGGCGGGCGCTGCTGCGCCGCAGGCTGGCACGAACTGGAACCAGTCCATGGAACTCCAGATCAAGCTGGAACTGCCGCGTATGGACAATCCGCGTTACCGCCGTCCGTACGTTGCGGTATGGATTGAAGACAAGGACAAGTATCCCGTTCGCACCATTGCGCTGTGGTTCAAGAATCCGCGCTGGCTGAATGAATTGAAGGGCTGGTATCGCGATGACCAGCTTCGCAATCTGAGCGAGGGCACGGACATCTCCGCGACGGTCTCCAGCGCCACGCGCGTTCCCGGTGCGTATACGCTGAAGTGGGACGGTAAAGACAACAACGGCAAGCTGGTGAAGGCCGGAACGTACACCGTGGTGATTGAGGCCGCACGTGAACACGGCGGACACTCATTGTTGCGTCAGGAAATCAACTTCGATGGCACGCCTTCTGCAAAGACGTTGCCGGCGAGCGAAGAACTGGGAGCGGTGCAGCTTGACTACCGTAAACACTAGTCCTTCCACCAAACCCGAAAGTCATCACAGCACACCCGGAAAGGCGAAACAGCCTTTCCGGGTGCGTCTGCGTAAGCAGACCGCGATTATCTCGCGCTGGCTGCATATCTACCTGTCCATGGTGAGCTTCGCCGTGGTGCTGTTCTTCGCCGTAACAGGGCTCACACTTAACCACGCCGAGTATTTTTCGCATGGTGAGGTGGTTAAGAACCTTAACGGTTCACTCTCGGCGAAAGAGATGGGGCCGAAGGATCATCCGGACACGCTGGCCATTGTGGAACATATCCGCAACACGGACCACGTACACGGCGCGGTGAACACCGAAGACCTGCGCGTGGATGATGACCAGATCACCTTTAGCTTTCGCGGCCCCGGCTATAGCGCAGACACAACGGTAGATCGCGCCACAGGGAAGTACCAGGTGGTGGAGACCAAAGCAGGATTCGTCGCCGTCATCAACGACCTTCACAAGGGGCGCGACAGCGGCAAGGTGTGGTCGTGGGTCATCGACGGCTCAG is a genomic window containing:
- a CDS encoding outer membrane lipoprotein carrier protein LolA, producing the protein MRLSKTMKFLTGFAAVAVLTVSAHAQDVHAIASKVDDHYNHLTTLHATYTEHYSGMGQQRTEGGTLLLKKPGRMRWQYNNGKLFVLDGKYSISYTPGDPQAQRVPAKQLDDMRSPLRFLLGHTKLEKELDNLKVTPAGSGEVTLSGTPHYAMSPGDQRVQRIAVTVVAATGVITGLRIEEIDGTITEFAFRDMKENVAASDADFRFTPPAGVTVVDGLPPA
- a CDS encoding EF-hand domain-containing protein → MKPSHLLFALPILLSTAAVAQGPGGGGPPKRIVLEALDTDGDGQLSAAEIAAASQSLLKLDKNGDGQITSAEYSQRLEDKTASSDLEQRLMMLDKNGDGVLTADEVPERMKPLFEKGDANHDGKLTKEEIAAMYGKQADPQGRPIGRGNFSSMDPVMIVLDVDKDGILSATEIANAPAALKTLDKDGDGTLAVAELRMRQQTPRQRAEHLFDEWDTNKDGALLKEEMPDRMQAQFEAIDTNKDGKVDMDEATAYMEKQPQGRGPGGPGGPGGPGGGRGQGERGQGGQQPQQ
- a CDS encoding DUF2271 domain-containing protein, with product MNKTVSKMKNGAVSLAAIAFSVLPGFVAAHAAEPAMAPAKDAAGTWGFSHENVLGTSLDAAISAPSQHDARVAEKAALAEFDRLSSKLSAWNGDSEFSRWQKTRGVAVKVSPELMEVLAHFDAWQGETGGVLNASSETAAKVWRGPAAKGAAPSTEQLAAAVQAMKQPHWSLDRTNGTATRLSDAPLVLATFTKSWITEKAAEATLHAGATGVMLNVGGDIVTRGALTQRVDVANPQAHAENDAAIDTVVLRDRAIATSGSYRRGFDVAGERMSHIIDPRTATPAAQVLSSSVIAQDATTAGALATALSILSPRESQALMERHPNAQYLIVTASGEEIRSKGWTNYAEPKLERAAYIVKAGAAAPQAGTNWNQSMELQIKLELPRMDNPRYRRPYVAVWIEDKDKYPVRTIALWFKNPRWLNELKGWYRDDQLRNLSEGTDISATVSSATRVPGAYTLKWDGKDNNGKLVKAGTYTVVIEAAREHGGHSLLRQEINFDGTPSAKTLPASEELGAVQLDYRKH
- a CDS encoding PepSY-associated TM helix domain-containing protein; translation: MTTVNTSPSTKPESHHSTPGKAKQPFRVRLRKQTAIISRWLHIYLSMVSFAVVLFFAVTGLTLNHAEYFSHGEVVKNLNGSLSAKEMGPKDHPDTLAIVEHIRNTDHVHGAVNTEDLRVDDDQITFSFRGPGYSADTTVDRATGKYQVVETKAGFVAVINDLHKGRDSGKVWSWVIDGSAILLTLVSLSGLVLIFFIYKRRTSGLLLAAIATALCLLLYRIWVP